The Hymenobacter baengnokdamensis genome includes a region encoding these proteins:
- a CDS encoding OmpH family outer membrane protein, whose amino-acid sequence MTTSCQHKTEICYIKSNNLIQGYKGAITQHELFKAKAQGWQQRVDSLSTELQALSKAPAATRTTKEQQLLRYRDAIQQQAQQENQRLTKAVLDEINAYLKQYGKDHHYTFILGATESGNIVYAAEGTDITEDVLKGLNAQYDRQHVRAAR is encoded by the coding sequence GTGACAACTTCTTGTCAGCATAAAACTGAGATTTGTTACATAAAATCTAACAATCTCATTCAAGGTTATAAAGGCGCTATTACTCAGCACGAGTTATTTAAAGCAAAAGCACAAGGCTGGCAGCAGCGTGTCGATTCGCTCAGCACTGAGCTGCAAGCCCTGAGCAAAGCGCCCGCGGCTACCCGCACCACCAAGGAGCAACAACTCCTGCGCTACCGCGATGCCATCCAGCAGCAGGCCCAGCAAGAAAACCAGCGGCTGACTAAAGCCGTGCTCGACGAGATAAATGCCTACCTCAAGCAGTACGGCAAGGACCACCACTACACTTTCATCCTCGGGGCCACCGAGAGCGGCAACATCGTGTATGCCGCTGAGGGCACCGATATCACGGAGGACGTCCTAAAGGGTCTCAATGCCCAGTACGACCGTCAGCACGTCCGTGCGGCCCGCTAA